TTTGGTGGGGTTGGTTTTTGGTCTTTTTCCTGCTTGGTGGGCAGCTCAAAAAGACCCAATACAGGCCTTAAGATATGAATAGAAAAAAGTGGCAATAAAAAAAGGCGCCGAACTCGGCGCCTTTTTTGAGGCAATTTACATCTGCATTCCCATTTCGTCGTTGCCAGCTTGAGGCGCGTCTTTTTTCTCCTCTTTTTCAGCTACTGCTGCCTCAGTAGTTAAAAGGGTTGAGGCGGCTGAAACTGCATTTTCTAAAGCCAAACGCACGACCTTGACTGGGTCAATAATTCCGCTTTTAAGCATATCAACATACTCATTGTTTTTAACATCATAGCCAAGGTATGTTCCTTTTGTGTCCTTGTTTTCTGTTTCTAGTTTTTTGACTACATTTTCAGGATCATAGCCAGCGTTATAAACCATTTGTTTAATGGGTTCTTGGCAGGCTTCAGCCAGTATAGCTATACCAGCTTCAAAGCTGCCTTTGAACTCTTCAGCTTCTTTTGTGGAAGTGTTGGTTTTTTCCAAAGCTTTTTTAGCTACAAGCAAAGCAATGCCACCACCGGGAACGATTCCCTCTTCTACCGCTGCTTGAGTGGCAGCCAAAGCGTCTTCAATTTTAGCTTTGAGGTATTTCATTTCTGCTTCTGTGGCTGCCCCTACTTTAATAACGCCTACACCTCCTGAGAGCTTAGCTAATCTTTCTTGGAGTTTTTCTTTGTCAAATTCTGAATCAGTTTTTTCTAACTCTGCTCTGATCTGTTTGATTCTGGCTTCAATATCTCTTTTGCTCCCTTTACCGTCAACAATAGTAGTTGTTTCTTTGGTGACAATGACTTTGCGGGCTTCACCAAGCATAGTTAGGTCAGCGTTTTCTAATTTCATTCCCAATTCTTCAGAAACTACCTGTCCGCCAGTTAAAATAGCGATATCCTGCAACATCTCTTTGCGTCTATCACCAAATCCAGGAGCCTTAACCGCTACTGCATTTAAGGTGCCTTTAAGTTTATTCACCACCAAAGTGGCTAAAGCTTCACCTTCAACCTCTTCAGCAATAATTAAGAGATCTTTTTTCCCTGCTTGAGCAATTTTTTCTAAAACAGGGAGAAAATCATTAAGAGCAGATATTTTGCCATCATAAATTAAAATATAAGGATCTTCTAGGACAGCTTCCATTCGGCTGGCATCAGTAATCATATATGGGGATATATAACCTTCGTCAAACTGCATCCCTTCTACAACTTCTTTTTCTAAACCAACGGTTTGTGATTCTTCTACTGTGATAACACCGTCTTTGCCAACTTCTTCCATAGCTTCAGAGATAACATTGCCAATTTCAGCGTTTTCAGCAGAGATAGTTGCTACTTGGGCAATTTCTTCTTTGGTGGAAACTTTTTTAGAGATCTTTTTTAACTCTTGGATTAGTGATTTGGCTCCTTCAGAGAGTCCTAACTTAAGCCCCATAGGGTTAAGAGGAGCACGGGAAAGGCGTTCAAACCCTTTATTGATAATGGCTTGAGCCAAAACTGTAGCTGTAGTAGTTCCATCGCCAGCAGTATCATTAGTTTTTTCCGCTACCTCCTTAACGATTTCAGCTCCCATATTTTCAAACTTATTTTCAAGCTCTACCTCTTTGGCAATAGTCACCCCGTCATTAGTAATTTCCGGAGTCCCAAAACCCTTATCCAAAATTACGTTTCTTCCTTTGGGGCCAAGAGTGGTGCGGACAGTGTTGGCTAATTTGTTTACTCCTGCTAAAAGTTTTTTTCTCGCTTTGTCTGAAAAGAGAATATCTTTTGCCATAGTTAAATAATTAGTTTATAGATTTATTTTAATAATGCCAAGATATGGGTTGGTTCAGCCAAGAGATATTTTTTCTCTTCAATTTCAACTTCTGTTGGCCCGAATTTGTCCAAAACTACCAAATCATTCTTTTTAAGTTTGAGCTTTTTAACCGCTTCTCCTTTGCCTACAGCCAGCACCTTTCCTATTTGTGATTTTTCTTTTTCAGCAGTATCAGGCAGAACAATGCCCGATTCAGTCTTTTGTTCCTCTTCTTGAGGCTCAATTAAAACTCTGTTGCCCAAAGGCATAATTTTCATAGCACCTTTTTAGTTTATAAAAGTAAGGTATTTTCCGTTTCTCCATAATAGCGAAAAAAGATTATTAGTCAAGAGGTTTTTGTGCTAAAATTAAAACAATGATTCAGCCGTCAGACATAATCAAGCATGTTGTTTTGCAGTCTCGGGATAAGGCCGAGGAAGAGGAGACAAAGGCACGGGCTCGTGCTTTAGGCTTGGGTTATGTTAATCTTAAAATCTCTCCAGTACAGATAGAGGTTCTTCATATTTTAGGAGATGATGTTTCTAAAAAATATCGCTTGATTCCTTATTTAAAGATGGGGCGATTGGTGAGAATAGCTACAGATCAAGTTAATAAGGAAAAAGAAGCGATTTTAGAAAAACTGAGCTCAGATCTTAAGTTAAAACTGCAGCTGGTTTTAGCTTCGCCTTCTAGTGTTGCGCATGGTTTGGGCCTTTTAGAAAAAACAAAGGATCTGTTTTTAAAAAGAAAAACAGAAAAAATCACTATTTCTGCTGGCCAAATTCAAAAAGCAATAAAGACTTTAGCTGCTTTGCAGTCAGTTATTAAAACAATTCCCATTACCCAACTTTTAGAGTTAATTTTGGCTGGAGCTGTAGGCACTAGAGCTTCAGATGTGCATATTGTCCCCAGAAAACAGGGGGCGGTTTTGCGTTTCCGTGTAGATGGGGCTTTACAGGTAGTAACAATACTTTCTGAAGAGGCTTTTAAAGGTTTGGCTTCAAGAATTAAGTATTTAGCCAAAATGGAGATAAACAGACATCACGTTCCCCAAGACGGATCTTTTGGTTTTCGTTATGAAAATAAAGATTTAGACATTAGGGTTTCTTGTTTACCTACAATTTATGGTGAATCTTTTGTTTTAAGAATCCTTGAGGCAAGTCCTAAAATGCTTCATCTAGAGAAATTGGGGTTTAGCCAGCAGGTTATAGCAGCAATTCAAGAGGCTATACAAAAGCCTAATGGTTTGATTCTTAATACTGGTCCTACTGGCTCAGGAAAAACCACTACTTTGTATGCGATTTTAAATATTTTAAACAAACCAAATAAAAAAATTATTACTATTGAAGATCCTGTAGAGTATAAACTGCCGGGAGCAGTACAAATTCCAGTGACTAAAGAAGTGGATTTTGCCAATGGTTTACGTTCAATCTTAAGACACGATCCAGATATTATTATGGTGGGGGAGATAAGAGACAGAGAGACAGCTGAAATCGCTGTTCAGGCTTCTTTGACTGGCCATCTTGTTCTTTCTACTTTACATACCAATAACGCGGCTGGAGCCTTTGTCAGGCTTTTGGATTTAGGCATAAAGCCTTTTTTGTTGGCTGGAAATGTAAACTTAATTATTGCCCAGCGTTTAGTGAGACGAATTTGTCCCTATTGTCGGGCTAAAATTAAAATTTCTCCTGAAAAGAAAGAGTTTTATAAAAGATATTTTCGTGTTTCCCAAATTCCTGATATTTTAATAGTGGGTCAAGGGTGTGTTTACTGCCACGGTACAGGTTTTTTGGGACGAGTGGCTATTGGTGAAGTAATTAAACCTTCTAAAAAGCTCAATGCTCTACTTCAGTCTTCTCCTACAGCAGAAGCTATTGAAAGTTTAGCTAGCAAAGAAGGTATGGTACCAATGGTACGGGATGGTTGGAATAAAGTTGTTCAAGGGATTACTGTTCCAGAGGAAGTGATAGCAAAGACAAGTTTTTAGAATACCTATCAATAAGGGTGATATTGGAGGTAGCAATACTCTTTGTCGTTTGTGTATTGGGTGGAACAATTTCTTAGCCAGTTGTTGCGGCAATCATAGTAGTCTCTGCGTCTTGAATCGCAGAAACTTCTAACTATCCAACCCAGACCCCTTAGGCAGAGTTCATAAGCTCTTTTTTGAACAAAGCAGATTTGTTCAGTGGAGCTTTTGCATTCTTCGTATTTGTCTTTAGCTTCTTGTAGACACTGCCTATAAGGACTGGGAGTAGCTGGGTTCTCTTCGGGGGGAGTGGTTCTGGGCGAGGATTCATCCCCAAAGTCTACTGTAGTTCCGCTTCCCTCAATATCCTCTTCGGGGGGAGTATTGCCGGTATTTGGAGCAGTCGTGTCTTCTCCGACAACAGGTTCGTCAGAGGTGGCTTCAGAACCAGTTTCACCGTTTTCTTGGTTATCATTATCAGTAGTAGTTGGAGTGGTTGCGCTTTCTTCGGTTTGGGGAGACGGAGGGGCTCCTGATTCCTCGTGGTTAGTAGAGGTTTGTGTTTGGGGCTGATAAAGCTGAAAGTTTATTTCAGTTAAGCGCCCACTCACTATTCTGTTAATAAGGGTAACTAAGGCATAAGAGGAAAGAATAACAATCAAGCCAATAACTACTCCAAGGATTTGGTTTTTGGCTTGCGTCATTGCTTCTGGGTTGCCGCCAGAGGTTATGTATTTATACCCAGCAAAAATAAGCCAGGCAATTGCAGCAACCATAGCGCCTAAAAGCAACAGTCTTATAATAGATCTTACAACTTCCGTTATGTTACTGGGACCGAGTTCGGGGATGTCAAATCTTAAAACAGATGCATCAGTAGATGACTGGGCCAGAACTACTAACGGCAGAGTTAGCACCAAAACATACCCTGCAATAAAGAGAGCTTTTATTATAAAATCTTTTTTGCCTTTATTGGGATCAAGGTGAAACATCTATTTCAAAACAGAGTCTTATAAGGTTCCTTCAGGTATTTCTTGATATTCTATACCTTGGCCAGTAACGCGGCTCCAGACAAAATTGACTAAAGCTAAGGCAACCAAAATAACAATCAAACCAATAATAGCATTGAGAATTGTTTTTTTAGCTGTTTCCGCTCCTTCTCCGCCTCCAGAGGTAATATAAAGATAGCCGCCATAAATTAAGTAAAAAACGGCGACTAAACCAGCGCCGCCAAAAAAGACATTAAGCAGAGTCCTGATAATACCAGAAATGTCATTAAGCTCTGTTAAGGGATCAGGCAAAAAGTCTCTTAAGTTTAATGCCAAGGTTGCAGAAAGAAATTTGCTCTGAATGGTTTTAGCCAATTTTTTCATAGAGATAAATTATTTTCTTCCTTTATTATAATGTATTTTTTATTTGAGGCAAACTTTTATCCACAGATTTTAAACTAAACCAGGCGGTATGGGGGTAGAAGGCTGAATGAGCTGGGCCAAAAAAACTATAGCCAATCTGGCTAAGCCAACCAAAGATATGCCTATTAAAGCCCAAAGAATAGTCTTTTTGCCTTCTTCAATTTTGGCGATGTCCCCCCCTGAAGTCAAAAGGCGATATCCTCCCCAAATAATCATTATAATAGCCCCTATGCCGGCAATAACAAATAACCAATAAAGACCTGTGCCCAAAAAATTACAGATTGCAATCCAAATTGTATTTTCATCTCCAGGAAAATTAATGGGTTCACAAGCCCCTCTTCCTTTGCCTTGAAAAAGGTCCATTAGTGAAGTGGCCAGAAAAGTGTTAAAGCTCATAAGCCAAAAAGTGAGTAGTTTATACCCAGAGTGCTTAAAACAAGTATAATTAAAGATTTAGCTCCCACAATAGCCAGCATCCCTATTACTATCCAAAGAAGATTAGTTTTTGCTTTTTGCATTATTTCTGGATTGCCGCCAGAGGTAATATATTGGAATCCAGCAATAATTAAAGCAATCACAGCAATAGGTACAAGAAGAGTAAGGCAAAAATTTACAATATTTGCTACTCGCGAAAAAAGAGCTTGGATACCTTCGTTATTATTTGTTGCTGGGTTGGTTCCCGACTCTTCTACTGTTTGGCTTAAATAAAAAACAAATAAACTGAGATGCAGTTTTGCTTTTTGAAAGATTTTTTTAATTCTTTTTTTATAGAAAGACATGGCTTAAGTTTGAATCTATGGAGACTAAAATTACTTGGGCAAGAAGAATCAGGATAAGGCCAATAATTGTTCCGGTGATAATTTCTTTACCAGTGCCTATCTTTTCTGCACTGCCTCCGGAAAAAATAATCAATATACCACCAACAGCAAACATAAATACCCCGCCTATTATAGCGATAGGGACAATGCGGTGCAAAAACAAATTGTTTAAATAAACATAAAAACTATTAACAGTTTCTGTATCCAGTTGGGCTGCTTGGTTTGCTGCCAAAAAGCTATTCATTTTTCGGGTATTAATTGATTTATTTCTTCAGCTGCTCTTTCGATTGCCGGTTTGGGCTTTATTTTTCCTTGGGCAAGGTCATCTATCATTTTTCTGATGGTTTGGTCTATTTCTTCGGGGTATTTATCTTTATACACAGAACGAGCAAAGTTTACCTGATTTTTCCATACCGAGGCAGTAGAGGTGGCCTTTTTCCAGTCTTTGGTATCGCTTTTTTGTATATAACGAGAGCTAAAAGTTAAAGCCAAATGTCTTGCCAGATCCCAAGCTAAAACAGGGTTTTTGCTGTCTTTAATAATGCCAAAAAGATGGATTTTTCCGTATACTATTGGATTTTCTGTGTTTTTTATTTGGGGAAAGAGAGAAGCGCCAATTTGGAGCTGGGGATTAAGGTATCTGATTTGGTCTAATCTTTCAGGGTAATCAATAAGAACAGCTACTTTTTCTTCAGCAAAAGCCTTCCATGCTTCTTTAAAATTTAGGTTAAAGCTGTAGTTTTTGTTTTTGGGATAAGAAAAGGAGCTGTAAAACTCTAAAGCTTCCACCCCGGGGTAGACTGAACCGCCATTTTCTAAGGTAATAGGGAGATGAAAAAGAGCTAGGGGAGGGGGGGAGGAACTGGTGATTTTGCTGCCGTTTTGCAGCATCAAAGAATAGAGAATATCTTGGGCAATAGGATTGTTTTTAGCTGTGCCCAGGGCTACACCTGCCTGAATGATGTTTCCTTGGCTATCTTTTTTGGTTAGGGCTTGGATAATTTTAATAAAATCATCCCACCAGTAAGGCATTTTAGAAATATTTAACTCTTGTCTTACCCCAGAAAAGAGTTTGCGGTTGTAAAATACGACAGGGGTGCTTACCCGATAGGGATAGCCATAGACTTTGTTATCCCAAACTAAACTTTGAACAATAGAAGCATAGTTGTCTTTAAGGATATCAGGACTACAGTACTCTACCTTATTTTTTTTGACCTCCTTAACGCAGGGCAAAAAAAGCTCAAGGTGTTCAGTTAAAAAATCGTTGTCAATCATAATAACATCAGGGCCTTGGTGAGTGGCTAAAGCGTTTAAAAGTTCCTTTTCTAAATCTTCCTTATTTATCTCTTTGGTTTCTACCTGCACCTTGTTGCTTTTTTCAAATTTGCTGATAGTTGATTCAAAATTAGATGTCTTGTAGTCTACAGCCCAAAAAACAAGTTTTTTTGTTTCCTGAGGAGTAGAGCGGCGGCATGAGAGACCATTAACCGCTATAAGAGCTAGTACACCCAAGAAACCGATTAAAAGTAGTTTTTTCATACTTATTTATTATATTTATTATAGCAGTTAAAAGTTGTTTTTAGAAACTGAAGAAGTTTAGGTTTTATCTCTGGTCTTTGCAGAGCAAAGTCAATAGTAGTTTTTAAATACTCTACAATATTGCCGCAATCGTGGTAGTTGAAGTTTTTTACCTTTATGGCATAGATCTTTCTGCCTTTTTTTAGCAATCTTTTTAGCCCATCTACATATACCAGTTCTTTGCCGGGGGCAACTTTTATTTGTTTAAGCTCAGTGAAAAGATCAGGAGTAAAGATATAGGGAGAAAAAACTGCCCATTGAGAAGGGGTTGGGTATCCGGGTTTTTCAATAATGTCTTTTACTTCAATATAGTCTTTATTCTCTTTACCTAAAACAAAACCATAACGAAAGCCTGCTTCTTTGTCAGTGCGTTTAGTGATGGTTAAAAGAGGGGCTTGGAGTTTCTGGTACCACTTTTTAAGTTGTTGTAAGGCTGGAGGGTTGGCTTTAGCAATTTCATCCCCCCACATTACCACAAAGGGTTCATCTTTGATTACTGGTTCAGCGCTAAGAATAGCGTCTCCATTGCCTCTCATCTGTTTTTGGCGAATAAAGACAAAATTAGCCAAATCAGAAATTTTTTTAATGGTTTTGAGCTCTTTTGTTTTTTGAGCTTTTTTTAGTTTTTCCTCTAGCTCTAAGTGGCGGTCAAAGTGATCTTCAACTGCTCTTTTGTGCCAGCCAGTGATAAAGATAATGGTTTTGATATCTGCTTCAGCCAACTGTTCCACAATGTATTGGATTACTGGTTTGTCTACTAAAGGAAGCATCTCTTTAGGTATGGCTTTAGTAGCAGGAAGAAATCTTGTTCCATACCCGGCTGCAGGTACAATTGCTTTTTTGAGAGATGAAGATTGTTTTTTCATCTTCTTAATTATAAAGAAGTATGCTGGCTATTCAACAGTAAAACCTTTTAGATTTTTACAAGGCAAATGTTTCAAAGTTATTTTCTTTACTCGGGCTAGAGGCGGGCCTGAGAGAATATAAGGTAAAAAACGGAAAATCTCTTTTTTCTCCCCCTCCAGCACTACTGATAAAGAGCCATTATCTTCATTTTTAGCTATGCCTGAAAGGTTAAAGTTTTGTGCTTTAGCTTGTAGAAACTTTCTAAAAAATACTCCTTGTACCCTGCCTTTTAAATTGAGTGCTAAGGAAATTTTCTCTGCCATTACTAAAATTAGACCCTTTGCTTAGGCAAGAGTTTTAATTACTACCTTCTATTCTTATGACTTTGGTTTTAGCTTTATCTTGTTTGGGGAGGATAACGCGGAGTATGCCATTTTTTATTGAGGCTCGAGCGCGGTCGCTATCTACTGGCACTGGGAGAATATAAGATCGGGAAAAACTGCCCCAATAGCATTCTTGAACCAAAAACTCTTCATTTTTAAAGTTTATCTCCCGCTTTCTTTCACCCTCAATTGTTAAAACATCGTCAGTAACAGTGATGTTTAAATCTTCAGGCTTTACTCCGGCAATTGGAGCTTCAACTACAACTGCTTCCGGAGTTTGGTAGACATCAATAGCTAATTGTCCCTCGTAATCCTGAGAGGGCAACTCCTCCAAAGAGTTGTCTTTTTTAAAGATTCGGCTTAAACCTTTAGGATCATTCATTTACCCCTCCTTTAATTCTTGTTAAATTAATTATAGCACAAATTTTTTCTCACCAAAGTAGGAAATAAGGTTTCTGTGGAATATTCTGGGGATAAAAACCACAGATCTCTAAAGAAATTGAGGGAGCTTTTTTCTTTTCCAATGGATATTGTTTTCCCTCGTTTTTGTGTGATTTGTAAACAGGAGGGGGGGTTTATATGTCCTAAATGTTGGGAAAAAATTAAAGAAGAGGAGCTAAGCTGTCCTTATTGCCATAAAATAAATTTTTCTGGCAAATTTTGTTCTTCGCACAAAAGACACTCTTCTTTTGATGGTTTAATTTTTATCTCTCAGTTTGATAGTTTGGCTAAAAATGTAGTTTATGCTTTTAAGTACCAGGGCTTAAGAGGTCTAGCCAAGCCTTTGGGTTTGTTGATGGCAGAAAGGTTGAGAAGGCACTCTGTTTTTAAAGAAAATCCTGTTTTAGTGCCAGTACCGATTTTTATTACTAAGCGTTGGCAAAGGGGGTTTAATCAGGCTGAGCTTTTGGCTTTAGAGATTGCTCAAAGGACTGGTCTTGAATGTTTTCCTTTAATCCTAAAGATTAAAAAGACTATTTCCCAGACAAAATTAAAACGCAAAGAAAGGATAGAGAATATTAAAGGTGCTTTTGAGCTTTCTGCAAAGAGTTTTGCTTTTAGAGGTCGTTCTTTTGTTTTGGTTGATGATGTTTATACTACAGGAGCCACTTTTAATGAGATGGCTAAAGAATTAAAAAAACTTGCACCTTTATCTATTTGGGGATTGAGCTTTGCAAGAGGCAGTTAGGTTTCAATATAGTGTTTGGAAAGAGCCAAAAAAAGTCCTAAAAGAACACCGCTAACCAAGCCTAAGGCAAGATTGTATTTAAGGTTTGGTTTTGTTTCTACTATATAGGGTTCAGAGGATTCAACAGCAAAGCTTAAACCTGTTTTTGAGGTTTGGTTAAATTTTTCTGTTTCCTGGTTAATAATTTTGATGGTGGCTAAAGCTATTTTTTCTGCTTGTTCTCTTGAGTCAGCGCTTAACTGAACCGGAAGAGAAAAGGTGTTATCTAATTGGGGAACTTTATAAAGAGACTTTAGATTTATTTGTGTATTTTCGGGATTTATGTTGGCTTCTTTAAGGATTTCCGCCACTATTGCTTCTTCATAGAGCCAGTTTCTGATAGTGTTAACAAAGATTGTTGCTGAACGCATAGTTTCATAACTTGAACTTCCCTCTGTTTGAGAAACAGGGATCGCAGAAAAAGAAAAATAAGCAGTGTAGCGGGGTTTTTGTTGAAAGGAAAAGATAGTTGTGGCTATAGGTATAACTATCAGGGGCACTAAAAGCCACCATAGTTGGCGTTTAATAATTTGAAGAAAAAGTTTTATTTCCATCTTTTTTAAGTTATCATTTTTAAGTCTTGGGCGTCAAATTTAATAGATGACAAAATTGAATTTTTTTGCTATAATAAAGAATACAACCAATGAGAAAAAAAGAGAAAAAACACATTCTTAGTGCCGCTTTAGTTCTCTTTGTTGGTCTTTTGTTAGTTTGTTTTTGGTTTTATTTAGGCAAAAGCCATCCTGCAAGTAAAACAGAACAGGCTAATCAGGCGGTTTCATCTCAAGATCAAGATAATGGAAATAATAAAAAGGAAAAAACAGCTCAGGAGTTGTTAGAGGAAAGCAAAGAAGCCTATCAGAAAAAAGATTTGCAACTGGCAGAGAGTTTGGTTAAGCAGGCAGAGAGTAAAGATAAAAATGCTGAAACCTATAATCTCTGGGGTAATATCTTAAGGGATTTGGGCCAAAAGGAGGAGGCTAAGGCAAAGTATCAGCAGGCAATGACTTTAGACAAAAACTTTATTACTGCTTATCTTAATTTAGCTACCCTTTATCAAGAGGAGGAAAAATATGATGAGGCTTTGGATGTTATTAATGAAGGGTTAAAGTATAATCCTAATAATGAAGAGCTTTTAAATTCCAAAAACCTTATTGAAGTTTTAAAACTAAGATCAGAAAAATGACAAATGTAAAGAAAAAAAACATAGCTTTAGCGGCTTTTGTTTTCTTCTTTTTCTTTTTGTTTTTAGCTCTAAAGCCTCATTTTGCTGAAGCTGCTAGTTTTAATCCCCACCTTTTGGTTTCTGATTATGATTTTACCCAGTCTAACTCTATGAGCGCTACAGAGATTAACAGCTTTTTCTGCCGCATGGGTTCTACGTTTTGCAATTATAAAATCCCTTCAACTGTTCAGGTGCCCTTTCCTTATCGGGACAGCAGTGGTAATGCCAAATGGGGAACGGTTAGTGTGAGCCAGAACAATGTTTCTTGGAGTTCGACTTATACAGGCGGAGGTTTTAATGCCTCAAAAGCAAGTGTCAGCGGAAAAACTGTAGCTCAATTAATTGCTGAGGAAGCAGTAAACACAGATTTTTTTAACCAAAAGCTTAATCCACAGGTTATTTTAGCTACTTTACAAAAGGAATCCTCTTCAATTACGCGTTCCATCTCCTACAGCCAAACCCTAATGGCTTGGCCAGTGTTTTTTGGTTTTGATGATTCTCTGGCTAACTACCGCTATACCTACGATCAAGCTAAATCTATAGCTTTGACTTATGGAGGGATGGGGCGGCAGATTGTCTGGTCAATATGGTGGTTTAAGAAAATCTATAAATATGGTTATGGAACTTGGAATACCAGCTGGAATTGGAAGGCAGGCTTTAGCGCTGCTTGTACT
Above is a genomic segment from bacterium containing:
- the groL gene encoding chaperonin GroEL (60 kDa chaperone family; promotes refolding of misfolded polypeptides especially under stressful conditions; forms two stacked rings of heptamers to form a barrel-shaped 14mer; ends can be capped by GroES; misfolded proteins enter the barrel where they are refolded when GroES binds) is translated as MAKDILFSDKARKKLLAGVNKLANTVRTTLGPKGRNVILDKGFGTPEITNDGVTIAKEVELENKFENMGAEIVKEVAEKTNDTAGDGTTTATVLAQAIINKGFERLSRAPLNPMGLKLGLSEGAKSLIQELKKISKKVSTKEEIAQVATISAENAEIGNVISEAMEEVGKDGVITVEESQTVGLEKEVVEGMQFDEGYISPYMITDASRMEAVLEDPYILIYDGKISALNDFLPVLEKIAQAGKKDLLIIAEEVEGEALATLVVNKLKGTLNAVAVKAPGFGDRRKEMLQDIAILTGGQVVSEELGMKLENADLTMLGEARKVIVTKETTTIVDGKGSKRDIEARIKQIRAELEKTDSEFDKEKLQERLAKLSGGVGVIKVGAATEAEMKYLKAKIEDALAATQAAVEEGIVPGGGIALLVAKKALEKTNTSTKEAEEFKGSFEAGIAILAEACQEPIKQMVYNAGYDPENVVKKLETENKDTKGTYLGYDVKNNEYVDMLKSGIIDPVKVVRLALENAVSAASTLLTTEAAVAEKEEKKDAPQAGNDEMGMQM
- a CDS encoding co-chaperone GroES, with amino-acid sequence MKIMPLGNRVLIEPQEEEQKTESGIVLPDTAEKEKSQIGKVLAVGKGEAVKKLKLKKNDLVVLDKFGPTEVEIEEKKYLLAEPTHILALLK
- a CDS encoding type II/IV secretion system protein, which gives rise to MIQPSDIIKHVVLQSRDKAEEEETKARARALGLGYVNLKISPVQIEVLHILGDDVSKKYRLIPYLKMGRLVRIATDQVNKEKEAILEKLSSDLKLKLQLVLASPSSVAHGLGLLEKTKDLFLKRKTEKITISAGQIQKAIKTLAALQSVIKTIPITQLLELILAGAVGTRASDVHIVPRKQGAVLRFRVDGALQVVTILSEEAFKGLASRIKYLAKMEINRHHVPQDGSFGFRYENKDLDIRVSCLPTIYGESFVLRILEASPKMLHLEKLGFSQQVIAAIQEAIQKPNGLILNTGPTGSGKTTTLYAILNILNKPNKKIITIEDPVEYKLPGAVQIPVTKEVDFANGLRSILRHDPDIIMVGEIRDRETAEIAVQASLTGHLVLSTLHTNNAAGAFVRLLDLGIKPFLLAGNVNLIIAQRLVRRICPYCRAKIKISPEKKEFYKRYFRVSQIPDILIVGQGCVYCHGTGFLGRVAIGEVIKPSKKLNALLQSSPTAEAIESLASKEGMVPMVRDGWNKVVQGITVPEEVIAKTSF
- a CDS encoding TrbC/VirB2 family protein yields the protein MSFYKKRIKKIFQKAKLHLSLFVFYLSQTVEESGTNPATNNNEGIQALFSRVANIVNFCLTLLVPIAVIALIIAGFQYITSGGNPEIMQKAKTNLLWIVIGMLAIVGAKSLIILVLSTLGINYSLFGL
- a CDS encoding extracellular solute-binding protein, whose protein sequence is MKKLLLIGFLGVLALIAVNGLSCRRSTPQETKKLVFWAVDYKTSNFESTISKFEKSNKVQVETKEINKEDLEKELLNALATHQGPDVIMIDNDFLTEHLELFLPCVKEVKKNKVEYCSPDILKDNYASIVQSLVWDNKVYGYPYRVSTPVVFYNRKLFSGVRQELNISKMPYWWDDFIKIIQALTKKDSQGNIIQAGVALGTAKNNPIAQDILYSLMLQNGSKITSSSPPPLALFHLPITLENGGSVYPGVEALEFYSSFSYPKNKNYSFNLNFKEAWKAFAEEKVAVLIDYPERLDQIRYLNPQLQIGASLFPQIKNTENPIVYGKIHLFGIIKDSKNPVLAWDLARHLALTFSSRYIQKSDTKDWKKATSTASVWKNQVNFARSVYKDKYPEEIDQTIRKMIDDLAQGKIKPKPAIERAAEEINQLIPEK
- a CDS encoding UTP--glucose-1-phosphate uridylyltransferase translates to MKKQSSSLKKAIVPAAGYGTRFLPATKAIPKEMLPLVDKPVIQYIVEQLAEADIKTIIFITGWHKRAVEDHFDRHLELEEKLKKAQKTKELKTIKKISDLANFVFIRQKQMRGNGDAILSAEPVIKDEPFVVMWGDEIAKANPPALQQLKKWYQKLQAPLLTITKRTDKEAGFRYGFVLGKENKDYIEVKDIIEKPGYPTPSQWAVFSPYIFTPDLFTELKQIKVAPGKELVYVDGLKRLLKKGRKIYAIKVKNFNYHDCGNIVEYLKTTIDFALQRPEIKPKLLQFLKTTFNCYNKYNK
- a CDS encoding acylphosphatase, producing the protein MAEKISLALNLKGRVQGVFFRKFLQAKAQNFNLSGIAKNEDNGSLSVVLEGEKKEIFRFLPYILSGPPLARVKKITLKHLPCKNLKGFTVE
- a CDS encoding Hsp20/alpha crystallin family protein, whose translation is MNDPKGLSRIFKKDNSLEELPSQDYEGQLAIDVYQTPEAVVVEAPIAGVKPEDLNITVTDDVLTIEGERKREINFKNEEFLVQECYWGSFSRSYILPVPVDSDRARASIKNGILRVILPKQDKAKTKVIRIEGSN
- a CDS encoding ComF family protein, which codes for MDIVFPRFCVICKQEGGFICPKCWEKIKEEELSCPYCHKINFSGKFCSSHKRHSSFDGLIFISQFDSLAKNVVYAFKYQGLRGLAKPLGLLMAERLRRHSVFKENPVLVPVPIFITKRWQRGFNQAELLALEIAQRTGLECFPLILKIKKTISQTKLKRKERIENIKGAFELSAKSFAFRGRSFVLVDDVYTTGATFNEMAKELKKLAPLSIWGLSFARGS
- a CDS encoding tetratricopeptide repeat protein, which gives rise to MRKKEKKHILSAALVLFVGLLLVCFWFYLGKSHPASKTEQANQAVSSQDQDNGNNKKEKTAQELLEESKEAYQKKDLQLAESLVKQAESKDKNAETYNLWGNILRDLGQKEEAKAKYQQAMTLDKNFITAYLNLATLYQEEEKYDEALDVINEGLKYNPNNEELLNSKNLIEVLKLRSEK